One part of the Odontesthes bonariensis isolate fOdoBon6 chromosome 13, fOdoBon6.hap1, whole genome shotgun sequence genome encodes these proteins:
- the LOC142397695 gene encoding uncharacterized protein LOC142397695: MELYCLPTETPTTASSCSTDPLYDNCPPFATREKAKEKEMESRVVCPLVTRLPGPSSPLPGLVPALAEVQTVVGGGREPGNWPDLSYYSCRGGLERQDWEVELSPGTNNARGQQGCNWGVEDRAHLSQSPSPSQSEEHRSALSLYDNLPDAGRTDRLQEDFDMETSFQEHLQEDVNQAWAPVQLQGLMWDDAVSQDKSTWSSCEIIHAESCSSQQDQNQDEDKEQEQEPELDSGSCRFVLHPELPMPLPQHLPASSPQLCQTKCQVLWSPAETQHPQQPSLSPRVPPPVPLADPSASALRSLLTSLQQQIIRQREEYEARIISLEQRNEELQVEVIRLKTNLSQQRHWYQVVQAKIAESERVRAAADLRNATLQKEMDQFFDTFGELNNEAKKTEHIVKSF, encoded by the exons ATGGAGCTATACTGTCTTCCTACTGAGACCCCCACCACTGCCAGCTCCTGCTCCACGGATCCCCTGTACGACAACTGCCCTCCCTTTGCCACGCGAGAGAAGGCCAAGGAGAAGGAAATGGAGAGCAGGGTTGTGTGCCCTTTGGTAACCAGACTCCCAGGCCCCAGCAGCCCTCTGCCTGGTCTTGTCCCAGCCTTGGCTGAGGTTCAGACAGTGGTTGGTGGAGGAAGAGAGCCTGGCAACTGGCCAGATCTCAGCTACTACAGCTGCAGAGGAGGCCTGGAAAGACAGGACTGGGAAGTAGAGCTAAGTCCAGGCACAAACAATGCAAGAGGACAGCAGGGATGTAACTGGGGAGTAGAGGACAGGGCTCATCTGAGCCAAAGCCCCAGCCCCTCGCAGAGTGAGGAGCATCGCAGTGCTTTGTCTCTGTACGATAACCTCCCTGACGCTGGAAGAACAGATAGACTCCAGGAGGATTTCGACATGGAAACAAGCTTCCAGGAACACTTACAGGAGGACGTGAATCAAGCATGGGCACCTGTTCAGCTCCAGGGACTGATGTGGGATGATGCCGTGAGTCAAGACAAGAGCACTTGGTCTTCTTGTGAGATCATACATGCTGAGAGCTGTTCTAGTCAACAGGACCAGAATCAAGACGAAGACAAGGAGCAAGAACAGGAGCCAGAGCTGGACTCAGGATCCTGTAGATTTGTGCTGCATCCCGAGCTCCCAATGCCACTTCCTCAACATCTTCCAGCAAGTTCTCCTCAGTTATGTCAAACTAAGTGCCAGGTTCTGTGGTCCCCCGCTGAAACCCAGCACCCACAGCAGCCATCATTGTCTCCAAGGGTACCGCCGCCAGTGCCCCTCGCCGATCCCTCTGCCAGTGCTCTTCGAAGCCTCCTCACCAGCCTCCAGCAGCAGATAATTAGACAGAGGGAGGAGTACGAGGCACGGATAATCAG CCTCGAGCAGAGGAATGAAGAGCTGCAGGTAGAGGTCATTCGTCTGAAAACAAACCTCTCACAGCAGCGGCACTGGTACCAGGTTGTCCAGGCCAAAATTGCGGAGTCAGAGAGGGTCCGAGCTGCCGCAGACCTCCGCAACGCAACGCTGCAGAAGGAGATGGATCAGTTCTTTGACACCTTCGGAGAGCTCAACAATGAGGCGAAGAAGACCGAACACATCGTTAAGAGCTTTTGA